A segment of the Onychomys torridus chromosome 16, mOncTor1.1, whole genome shotgun sequence genome:
TGGAGTGAGGTATCTGGATGTCATCAGTCTGTTGTAGATAGCCATGGGTCCCCATTGTGACTGAGGAGTCTCAGAGGGAAGAGGGCTGGGTGGAGCAAGAGGGTGAAAGGATGCAACTGTGTCTTTTAAGAGCTTTGTGTTTGGGTGAGTCTGCCTAGGGGAACAGAGCTTTACAGCAAGCTCCAGAAGGTGGCCAGGAGTACCGGAACCAGGGCCAAGCTCACTGGTGTAGCAAAGCCAGCCCCATTGCAGAGATAGTACTGGCAACAGGAGGTGGCAGAGGCATGCTTGGAGTATCCATCATACACAGTCTCAAAGCAGCTGGGTACACACGACTTCCTCACTTTCATCCGGTATGGGGTGAAGTCTACAGGGGACAGGACACAAGAAGGCTATAGTGAGAGAGGGTCGGGACCTTGGATGGCTCAGTCACAGCTTGTAGGTCCACCAGGACAGGTGGGGGCCTCTCTCCAGGTACCACTCTTATCCCAATGCTCCAGGACATCAAACTCACAAGTACGTGTGGTCATGCAGTAGGTGGCCATGGCTGGGCATCGCATGGGTTTGAAGCAGTTTTCTCCATTGTAGGCACACACGTGGCACTCCAGAGCCTGGGCTGTGGGCCAtgatgggggtcagaggacaggaaGAAATCTTTTTCCTACCAGTCAGACCCCAGCTGTCTCCAGCCAACCTCCCACTCCCACTAGGCACCACCAGGTCAGGACAGTTAGAGGGCAGAACTCTGGCCAGATTGTTGACTTTCTACCTGCCTGACCTACAAGGTCCCTCTAGCTTCTGTCCACCTTACCCACAGGCAGGCCCACCAGAACCACCAGGAACACTGGGAGCAGGGGTGTCATGATGGAGATGTGAGGATAGTGTGGAA
Coding sequences within it:
- the Lynx1 gene encoding ly-6/neurotoxin-like protein 1, whose protein sequence is MTPLLPVFLVVLVGLPVAQALECHVCAYNGENCFKPMRCPAMATYCMTTRTYFTPYRMKVRKSCVPSCFETVYDGYSKHASATSCCQYYLCNGAGFATPVSLALVPVLLATFWSLL